Proteins encoded in a region of the Pseudomonas syringae KCTC 12500 genome:
- the trmD gene encoding tRNA (guanosine(37)-N1)-methyltransferase TrmD: MASLRIEVISLFPEMFSAISEYGITSRAVKQGLLQLTCWNPRDYTTDRHHTVDDRPFGGGPGMVMKIKPLEDALVQARQAAGDAAKVIYLSPQGRQLNQSAVRELAQEEAIILIAGRYEGIDERFIDAHVDEEWSIGDYVLSGGELPAMVLIDAVTRLLPGALGHVDSAEEDSFTDGLLDCPHYTRPEVYADQRVPDVLLSGNHAHIRRWRLQQSLGRTYERRADLLESRSLSGEEKKLLAEYIRERDDS, encoded by the coding sequence ATGGCCAGCCTGCGCATAGAAGTCATCAGTCTGTTTCCCGAGATGTTTTCCGCCATCAGCGAATACGGCATTACCAGCCGTGCGGTGAAACAAGGGCTGTTGCAGCTCACTTGTTGGAATCCGCGGGATTACACCACTGATCGCCATCACACTGTGGATGATCGCCCATTTGGCGGTGGTCCGGGCATGGTGATGAAGATCAAGCCCCTTGAAGATGCTCTGGTTCAGGCCAGGCAAGCGGCAGGGGATGCGGCGAAGGTGATTTACCTGTCGCCACAAGGCCGCCAGCTGAATCAGTCTGCGGTACGCGAACTGGCGCAGGAGGAAGCGATTATCCTCATCGCCGGTCGTTATGAAGGCATTGACGAGCGTTTTATTGATGCTCATGTCGATGAAGAGTGGTCGATTGGTGACTATGTTCTTTCCGGTGGCGAGCTGCCGGCGATGGTCCTGATTGACGCGGTTACGCGGCTGCTGCCTGGAGCTTTAGGGCATGTGGACTCCGCGGAGGAAGATTCCTTCACGGACGGTCTGCTGGATTGCCCGCATTACACCCGACCTGAGGTGTATGCGGATCAGCGTGTTCCCGACGTGTTGCTAAGTGGCAATCACGCGCACATCCGGCGTTGGCGTTTACAGCAGTCCCTTGGGCGGACCTATGAACGACGCGCTGATCTTCTGGAAAGCCGCTCGCTTTCTGGAGAAGAGAAGAAGCTGCTGGCGGAATACATCCGCGAGCGGGACGATAGTTAA